In Kitasatospora sp. NBC_00240, the following are encoded in one genomic region:
- a CDS encoding cupin domain-containing protein, whose product MTDSFAVHIPSAELEPDPLDPAQIVSGTPEVSGRVLWESEDGRQLRGIWQITPGVVTDTEADELFVVLSGRATIAFEGGPTLEVGPGDAAVLHAGDRTTWTVHETLRKAYALTLA is encoded by the coding sequence ATGACCGACAGCTTCGCCGTGCACATCCCGAGCGCCGAGCTCGAACCCGACCCGCTCGACCCCGCCCAGATCGTCTCCGGCACCCCCGAGGTGTCCGGAAGGGTGCTCTGGGAGTCCGAGGACGGCCGCCAGCTGCGCGGGATCTGGCAGATCACCCCGGGGGTGGTCACCGACACCGAGGCCGACGAGCTCTTCGTGGTGCTCAGCGGCCGGGCCACCATCGCCTTCGAGGGCGGCCCGACGCTGGAGGTGGGCCCCGGCGACGCCGCGGTGCTGCACGCCGGCGACCGGACCACCTGGACGGTGCACGAGACGCTCCGCAAGGCGTACGCCCTGACTCTCGCCTGA
- a CDS encoding DeoR/GlpR family DNA-binding transcription regulator yields the protein MSRYERWNSLLELLAEHGRLDVEEAAQTLDVSAATIRRDLDELARQQMVTRTRGGAVAHNVSYDLPLRYKTARHAGAKQRIGAAAAALIAPGEVVGLNGGTTTTEVARALAVRPELVERAEGAPGRLLTIVTNALNIANELTVRPQVKIVVTGGVARPQSYELIGPLANAVLDELTLDVTVLGVDAVDVVHGATAHHEGEASVNRLLAERARRVVVVADSSKLGRRVFARICGLDRISTLVTDTEVDEELAAAFTEAGVQVITA from the coding sequence GTGTCCAGGTACGAGCGGTGGAACTCACTGTTGGAGCTGCTGGCGGAGCACGGCCGGCTGGACGTCGAGGAGGCCGCGCAGACGCTGGACGTCTCGGCCGCCACCATCCGCCGTGACCTCGACGAGCTGGCCCGCCAGCAGATGGTCACCCGGACACGGGGCGGCGCCGTGGCGCACAACGTCTCCTACGACCTGCCGCTGCGCTACAAGACCGCCCGGCACGCCGGCGCCAAGCAGCGGATCGGCGCGGCCGCCGCCGCCCTGATCGCCCCCGGCGAGGTGGTCGGTCTCAACGGCGGGACGACCACCACCGAGGTGGCCCGGGCCCTGGCGGTGCGGCCCGAACTGGTCGAGCGCGCGGAGGGAGCGCCGGGCCGGCTGCTGACCATCGTCACCAACGCCTTGAACATCGCCAACGAGTTGACGGTCCGTCCGCAGGTGAAGATCGTCGTCACCGGCGGGGTGGCCCGGCCGCAGTCCTACGAGCTGATCGGCCCGCTGGCCAACGCCGTCCTGGACGAACTGACCCTCGACGTCACGGTGTTGGGCGTCGACGCGGTTGACGTGGTGCACGGTGCGACCGCCCATCACGAGGGTGAGGCGAGCGTCAACCGGCTGCTGGCCGAGCGGGCCCGCCGGGTGGTGGTGGTCGCCGACTCCTCCAAGCTCGGTCGCCGGGTCTTCGCCCGGATCTGCGGACTGGACCGGATCTCCACCCTGGTCACCGACACCGAGGTGGACGAGGAGCTGGCCGCCGCCTTCACGGAGGCCGGCGTACAGGTGATCACGGCCTGA
- a CDS encoding DUF3263 domain-containing protein, which yields MPELGARDLAVLALEARPWRTAGAKERAIREELGLSSTRYYQLLNALLDRPEALARDPLLVNRLRRIRERKREAR from the coding sequence GTGCCCGAACTCGGAGCGCGCGACCTGGCCGTCCTGGCCCTGGAGGCCAGGCCCTGGCGGACGGCCGGCGCCAAGGAGCGGGCGATCCGCGAGGAGCTCGGCCTGTCGAGCACCCGCTACTACCAGCTGCTGAACGCCCTGCTCGACCGCCCGGAGGCGCTCGCCCGCGACCCGCTGCTGGTCAACCGGCTGCGCCGGATCCGCGAGCGCAAGCGCGAGGCGCGCTGA
- a CDS encoding carbohydrate-binding protein gives MTTVTSAGNNGLPEGPDSGAPQDDDPFGYLYRPAEGAPAQQGQQSGQQPGVPRTSYNRPVEVGRTQYGQPAHRPQPQPRQQPEPGPQGQYQGGRPPHGELPTQQNRYAERSRPQPGEERPSGGRSKGAVIGAVAVVAAIAVGAGIALSSGDPGDTKATGGQTSAPASPTATSAGSASASPTAAATVAGPTTADAAQLQGQNAPLANAVKGAKSADGSYLTLQPGSSVTWKGEVPTAGTYKFLVRFNNAGSDLKGTVNVNGKDRDGGLDFKNYAPGNDATQSWYSTYILPQLTAGPNTITVSAPAGGTVLVDQITVSPSS, from the coding sequence TTGACCACCGTGACGAGCGCCGGCAACAACGGATTGCCCGAGGGTCCCGACAGCGGTGCCCCGCAGGACGACGACCCGTTCGGCTACCTCTACCGGCCGGCGGAGGGCGCCCCCGCCCAGCAGGGCCAGCAGAGCGGCCAGCAGCCGGGTGTCCCGCGCACGTCGTACAACCGGCCGGTCGAGGTCGGCCGCACCCAGTACGGCCAGCCCGCCCACCGGCCGCAGCCCCAGCCCCGCCAGCAGCCCGAACCGGGCCCGCAGGGGCAGTACCAGGGCGGCCGGCCGCCGCACGGCGAGCTCCCCACCCAGCAGAACCGGTACGCCGAGCGCTCCCGCCCGCAGCCGGGCGAGGAACGCCCGAGCGGTGGGCGCAGCAAGGGCGCCGTGATCGGCGCGGTGGCCGTGGTCGCCGCGATCGCGGTCGGCGCCGGTATCGCGCTGTCCTCCGGCGATCCCGGGGACACCAAGGCCACGGGCGGGCAGACCAGCGCTCCGGCGTCCCCGACCGCCACCTCCGCCGGGTCGGCGAGCGCCTCGCCGACCGCCGCCGCCACCGTGGCCGGCCCGACCACCGCGGACGCCGCCCAGCTCCAGGGCCAGAACGCCCCGCTGGCCAACGCCGTGAAGGGCGCGAAGTCCGCGGACGGCAGCTACCTGACGCTGCAGCCGGGCTCCTCGGTGACCTGGAAGGGCGAGGTGCCGACGGCGGGCACCTACAAGTTCCTGGTGCGCTTCAACAACGCGGGCTCCGACCTCAAGGGGACGGTGAACGTCAACGGCAAGGACCGTGACGGCGGGCTGGACTTCAAGAACTACGCGCCGGGCAACGACGCGACGCAGTCCTGGTACAGCACCTACATCCTGCCGCAGCTGACGGCCGGGCCGAACACGATCACGGTGTCCGCCCCGGCCGGGGGCACGGTCCTGGTCGACCAGATCACGGTCTCCCCGAGCAGCTGA
- a CDS encoding trehalose-6-phosphate synthase, protein MGDLTTARSSPTGSAPVLVASNRGPVSFSHQEDGTLALRRGGGGLVSGLSAIDDPSAVWVCAALGEADREAARQAPDGRLDRAGHEVGGQAVRMLDIDPETFARAYNGVANSTLWFVHHLLYATPTEPAFDAGFRTEWQAYETYNAAFADALAAEAAHGAAVLVQDYHLSLVPALLRARRPDLRIGHFSHTPWAPPDYYRMLPDDVAEAVLTGILGADRAGFLTRRWALAFADCCADVLGAEVDREALTVTHAGRTTALGVHALGADADFLRERSHRPDVEERLAALREAVGERRTIVRVDRTELSKNIVRGLLAYRHLLRTRPEWHDRVVHVAFAYPSRTDLAEYRAYTASVERIAGEINEEFGTEDWQPLILHVNDDFPRSLAAYRLADVALVNPIRDGMNLVAKEVPVVSDAGCALVLSREAGAFAELGEDAVAVNPYDVIATAEALHSALTMPAAERTERTKRLAAAATALPPQQWFLDQLTALG, encoded by the coding sequence ATGGGCGATCTCACGACGGCACGTTCGAGTCCGACCGGCAGCGCCCCCGTCCTGGTGGCCTCCAATCGTGGTCCGGTGTCCTTCAGCCACCAGGAGGACGGCACCCTGGCCCTGCGCCGGGGCGGCGGCGGCCTGGTCTCCGGGCTCTCCGCCATCGACGACCCGTCCGCGGTCTGGGTCTGCGCGGCGCTCGGCGAGGCCGACCGGGAGGCGGCCCGACAGGCCCCGGACGGCAGGCTGGACCGCGCCGGGCACGAGGTCGGAGGACAGGCCGTCCGGATGCTGGACATCGACCCCGAGACCTTCGCCCGGGCCTACAACGGGGTGGCCAACTCCACCCTGTGGTTCGTCCACCACCTGCTCTACGCCACCCCGACCGAGCCCGCCTTCGACGCGGGCTTCCGCACCGAGTGGCAGGCCTACGAGACCTACAACGCCGCCTTCGCCGACGCGCTCGCCGCCGAGGCCGCCCATGGCGCCGCCGTGCTGGTGCAGGACTACCACCTGTCGCTGGTGCCCGCACTGCTCCGGGCCCGCCGCCCCGACCTGCGGATCGGCCACTTCTCGCACACCCCGTGGGCACCGCCGGACTACTACCGGATGCTGCCGGACGACGTCGCCGAGGCGGTGCTGACCGGCATCCTGGGCGCCGACCGGGCCGGCTTCCTGACCCGCCGATGGGCGCTCGCCTTCGCGGACTGCTGCGCGGACGTGCTCGGCGCCGAGGTCGACCGCGAGGCGCTCACCGTCACCCACGCCGGGCGCACCACCGCACTGGGCGTGCACGCGCTGGGCGCCGACGCCGACTTCCTGCGCGAGCGCTCGCACCGCCCCGACGTCGAGGAGCGGCTGGCCGCCCTGCGGGAGGCCGTGGGCGAGCGCCGCACGATCGTCCGGGTGGACCGCACCGAGCTGAGCAAGAACATCGTCCGCGGGCTGCTGGCCTACCGGCACCTGCTGCGGACCCGCCCCGAGTGGCACGACCGGGTCGTCCACGTCGCCTTCGCCTACCCCTCGCGGACCGACCTGGCCGAGTACCGCGCGTACACGGCCTCGGTGGAGCGGATCGCCGGCGAGATCAACGAGGAGTTCGGCACCGAGGACTGGCAGCCGCTGATCCTGCACGTCAACGACGACTTCCCGCGGTCGCTGGCGGCCTACCGGCTGGCCGACGTGGCGCTGGTCAACCCGATCCGGGACGGCATGAACCTGGTCGCCAAGGAGGTCCCGGTGGTGTCCGACGCGGGCTGCGCGCTGGTGCTCTCCCGGGAGGCCGGCGCCTTCGCCGAACTCGGCGAGGACGCCGTCGCCGTCAACCCGTACGACGTGATCGCCACCGCCGAGGCCCTGCACAGCGCCCTCACCATGCCCGCCGCCGAGCGCACCGAGCGCACCAAGCGGCTGGCCGCGGCGGCCACCGCGCTGCCGCCGCAGCAGTGGTTCCTCGACCAGCTCACCGCGCTGGGCTGA
- a CDS encoding extracellular solute-binding protein — translation MNRRAHGSLRLIGSAVVGALLLTGCGGASGSDVTLKLVAADYGDDEATSSRPYWEDLARRFEAANPKIKVKVEVVSWNDIDKRVAELIRSGSSPDLVQTGGFADQVAAKRLYPAADVLSMETQANISEGFAHAGQVLGTQYGIPFVSSSRVFFYNKTIFQKAGITAPPATWSELKADADKIKAKVPGVTPYALPLGPEEAQGESMMWAMSGGGALSDDVGNYSIDSPQNLATFGWLRSNLVEAHLTYPDPGTVDRKTAFNDFATGKVAMLNGHPSLLGKATAAKIDFGTAAIPRKDGVGKTGTLGVADWMMAFKANGHKLEIKQLLNFVYAKQNTLAFDEKYNLLPVTQDTLAEMSSNGKHEDLKQFLAVLPNASFYPLGDPAWEQVSSKIKKEIAQAVTGDAKQVLGGLQEAAVAEAKRVR, via the coding sequence GTGAACAGGCGTGCCCACGGGTCCCTCCGGCTGATCGGTTCGGCGGTCGTCGGCGCGCTGCTGCTGACCGGCTGCGGCGGGGCCTCGGGCTCCGACGTGACGCTGAAGCTGGTCGCTGCCGACTACGGCGACGACGAGGCGACCAGTTCCCGGCCCTACTGGGAGGATCTGGCCCGGCGCTTCGAGGCCGCCAACCCCAAGATCAAGGTCAAGGTCGAGGTGGTGAGCTGGAACGACATCGACAAGCGGGTCGCCGAGCTGATCAGGAGCGGCTCCTCGCCCGACCTCGTGCAGACCGGCGGCTTCGCCGACCAGGTCGCGGCCAAGCGGCTCTACCCCGCCGCCGACGTGCTCTCGATGGAGACCCAGGCCAACATCAGCGAGGGCTTCGCCCACGCCGGGCAGGTGCTCGGCACCCAGTACGGCATCCCCTTCGTCTCCTCCTCGCGGGTGTTCTTCTACAACAAGACGATCTTTCAGAAGGCGGGCATCACCGCGCCGCCGGCCACCTGGTCCGAGCTCAAGGCGGACGCCGACAAGATCAAGGCCAAGGTGCCGGGGGTGACCCCGTACGCGCTGCCGCTCGGGCCCGAGGAGGCCCAGGGCGAGTCGATGATGTGGGCGATGAGCGGCGGCGGCGCGCTCTCCGACGACGTCGGCAACTACAGCATCGACAGTCCGCAGAACCTCGCCACCTTCGGCTGGCTGCGCTCCAACCTGGTCGAGGCCCATCTGACCTACCCCGACCCCGGCACGGTCGACCGCAAGACCGCCTTCAACGACTTCGCGACCGGCAAGGTGGCGATGCTCAACGGCCACCCCTCGCTGCTGGGCAAGGCCACCGCCGCGAAGATCGACTTCGGTACGGCGGCCATCCCGCGCAAGGACGGCGTGGGGAAGACCGGCACCCTCGGGGTGGCCGACTGGATGATGGCGTTCAAGGCGAACGGTCACAAGCTGGAGATCAAGCAGCTCCTCAACTTCGTGTACGCGAAGCAGAACACGCTCGCGTTCGACGAGAAGTACAACCTGCTGCCGGTCACCCAGGACACGCTGGCGGAGATGAGCAGCAACGGGAAGCACGAGGACCTCAAGCAGTTCCTCGCGGTGCTGCCGAACGCCAGCTTCTACCCGCTCGGCGACCCCGCCTGGGAGCAGGTCAGCAGCAAGATCAAGAAGGAGATCGCGCAGGCGGTCACCGGCGACGCCAAGCAGGTGCTGGGCGGCCTGCAGGAGGCGGCGGTCGCGGAGGCCAAGCGGGTCCGCTGA
- the otsB gene encoding trehalose-phosphatase, producing the protein MAIIELPEPVTAAGREGLAALLADPGGAVAAFDFDGTLAPIVPDPAAARAHPRAAAALTALAPLVGSLVVVTGRPAALAVEYGDLARVPGLVVLGQYGVERWDAGSGEVRAPAPHPGVAQVRELLPGRLESLGAGAGTWVEDKGRALAVHTRRADAPEEVLELLREPMAALAAEHGLMVEPGRLVLELRPPGVDKGAALSAFLRERAARGVLYAGDDLGDLAAFAAVEKGRTEGVPGLLVCSGAVGDAPVRALADRADLVVPGPAGVVALLEALVERLSAGRPGGPGVSPAR; encoded by the coding sequence ATGGCCATCATCGAGTTGCCGGAGCCGGTTACCGCTGCTGGACGCGAGGGGCTGGCGGCGCTGCTCGCCGACCCCGGCGGGGCCGTCGCGGCCTTCGACTTCGACGGGACGCTGGCCCCGATCGTCCCCGACCCCGCCGCCGCCCGCGCCCACCCCCGGGCGGCCGCCGCCCTGACGGCCCTGGCGCCGCTGGTGGGATCGCTGGTGGTGGTGACCGGCCGGCCGGCGGCGCTGGCGGTCGAGTACGGCGACCTCGCGCGGGTGCCCGGTCTGGTCGTGCTGGGCCAGTACGGCGTGGAGCGCTGGGACGCCGGCAGCGGCGAGGTACGGGCGCCCGCGCCGCACCCGGGCGTGGCGCAGGTCCGGGAGCTGCTGCCGGGCCGGCTGGAGTCGCTGGGCGCCGGCGCCGGCACCTGGGTGGAGGACAAGGGCCGGGCGCTGGCCGTGCACACCCGCCGGGCGGACGCCCCCGAAGAGGTCCTGGAGCTGCTCCGGGAGCCGATGGCCGCGCTGGCCGCCGAGCACGGGCTGATGGTGGAGCCCGGCCGGCTGGTGCTGGAGCTGCGCCCGCCGGGCGTCGACAAGGGCGCGGCGCTGAGCGCCTTCCTGCGCGAGCGGGCCGCCCGCGGCGTCCTGTACGCCGGGGACGACCTGGGCGACCTGGCGGCCTTCGCGGCGGTGGAGAAGGGCCGTACCGAGGGGGTGCCGGGCCTGCTGGTCTGCAGCGGCGCGGTCGGCGACGCCCCCGTGCGCGCCCTCGCCGACCGGGCGGACCTGGTCGTCCCGGGCCCGGCCGGCGTGGTGGCACTGCTGGAGGCGCTGGTGGAGCGGCTGTCGGCCGGTCGGCCGGGCGGCCCGGGGGTCAGCCCAGCGCGGTGA
- a CDS encoding glucosyl-3-phosphoglycerate synthase, translated as MPAELPPALLPEVASWLRRRSWSAADRPVHSLLAAKEAAGPAGTISVVLPALDEESTVGAIVSVIRRELMERLPLVDELVVVDSGSADRTAEVAAEAGARVVHRDAILPRLPAEPGKGEVLWRSLLATSGEIVCFVDADLREFDPAFVSGIVGPLLTDPGIQLVKAMYDRPYELPGAGADGDATIDPVGGGRVTELVARPLLNLHWPELAGFVQPLGGEYAARRSLLERLPFPTGYGVELGLLVDALETAGLDALAQVDVGVRHHRHQDSQALGRMAATIYRTALERLDRTHRLKASADLVHPLLTQFTRTGAGFTARTHPVGALERPPMHTVPEYVSRHSGY; from the coding sequence GTGCCTGCCGAGCTGCCCCCCGCGCTTCTCCCGGAGGTGGCGTCCTGGCTGCGCCGCCGGTCCTGGAGCGCGGCCGACCGACCGGTGCACAGCCTGCTCGCCGCCAAGGAGGCGGCCGGCCCGGCCGGGACGATCAGCGTGGTGCTGCCCGCCCTGGACGAGGAGTCGACCGTCGGAGCCATCGTCTCGGTGATCCGCCGGGAGCTGATGGAGCGTCTGCCGCTGGTCGACGAACTGGTGGTGGTCGACTCGGGCTCGGCGGACCGCACCGCCGAGGTGGCCGCCGAGGCCGGCGCGCGGGTCGTGCACCGGGACGCGATACTGCCCCGGTTGCCCGCCGAGCCCGGCAAGGGCGAGGTGCTCTGGCGCTCCCTGCTGGCCACCTCCGGCGAGATCGTCTGCTTCGTGGACGCCGACCTGCGCGAGTTCGACCCGGCCTTCGTCTCGGGCATCGTCGGCCCGCTGCTGACCGATCCGGGCATCCAGCTGGTCAAGGCGATGTACGACCGGCCGTACGAGCTGCCGGGGGCCGGCGCCGACGGGGACGCCACCATCGACCCGGTCGGCGGCGGCCGGGTCACCGAGCTGGTCGCCCGCCCGCTGCTCAACCTGCACTGGCCGGAACTCGCCGGTTTCGTCCAGCCGCTGGGCGGCGAGTACGCGGCCCGCCGCTCGCTGCTGGAGCGGCTGCCGTTCCCCACCGGCTACGGCGTGGAGCTCGGCCTGCTGGTGGACGCCCTGGAGACGGCCGGCCTGGACGCGCTCGCCCAGGTGGACGTGGGGGTGCGCCACCACCGCCACCAGGACAGCCAGGCGCTCGGCCGGATGGCCGCGACCATCTACCGCACCGCCCTGGAGCGGCTGGACCGCACCCACCGGCTCAAGGCCTCCGCCGACCTGGTGCACCCGCTGCTGACCCAGTTCACCCGGACCGGCGCGGGCTTCACCGCCCGCACCCACCCGGTCGGCGCGCTGGAGCGGCCGCCGATGCACACCGTCCCCGAGTATGTGAGCCGTCACAGCGGGTACTAG
- a CDS encoding ROK family protein — MKHVIALDVGGTGMKAALLAQDGSVLFEARRPTGREHGTDAVVTAILDFAADLADEGRGRFGSDPLAAGVAVPGTLDEKNGIAVFSANLGWRDLPLRRLLGERLAGKDGTPMPVALGHDVRSGGLAEGRLGAGRGVDRFLFIALGTGIAGAIGIGGRIEAGAHGYGGEIGHVVVRPGGPACGCGARGCLETLASASAVSRAWAAASGDPQADAAACADAVDAGDKRAVEVWQLAVDALADGIVLAQSLLDPSTVIVGGGLAEAGDTLFAPLRAAVTERLTFQMPPVVVPAMLKDTAASLGAGLLAWDLLSATPPSTRA, encoded by the coding sequence GTGAAGCACGTCATCGCACTCGATGTAGGCGGCACCGGCATGAAGGCCGCGCTGCTCGCCCAGGACGGCTCCGTGCTGTTCGAAGCACGCCGACCGACCGGGCGGGAGCACGGCACGGACGCCGTGGTCACCGCCATCCTCGACTTCGCCGCCGACCTGGCGGACGAGGGGCGCGGCCGATTCGGCAGCGACCCCCTCGCCGCGGGCGTCGCCGTCCCGGGGACGCTCGACGAGAAGAACGGGATCGCGGTGTTCTCCGCCAACCTCGGTTGGCGCGACCTACCGCTGCGCAGGCTTCTCGGCGAGCGCCTGGCCGGGAAGGACGGCACCCCCATGCCGGTCGCCCTCGGCCACGACGTCCGCTCCGGCGGATTGGCCGAGGGCCGGCTCGGCGCCGGCCGCGGCGTCGACCGCTTTCTGTTCATCGCGCTCGGCACCGGCATCGCCGGCGCCATCGGCATCGGCGGACGGATCGAGGCCGGCGCGCACGGCTACGGCGGCGAGATCGGTCACGTGGTGGTCCGGCCCGGCGGCCCCGCCTGCGGCTGCGGCGCCCGGGGGTGTCTGGAGACCCTCGCGTCGGCCTCCGCCGTCTCCCGGGCCTGGGCCGCCGCCAGCGGCGACCCGCAGGCCGACGCCGCGGCCTGCGCCGACGCCGTGGACGCCGGGGACAAGCGCGCCGTCGAGGTCTGGCAGCTCGCGGTCGACGCCCTCGCCGACGGCATCGTGCTGGCCCAGAGCCTGCTCGACCCGTCCACCGTGATCGTCGGCGGCGGACTGGCCGAGGCCGGCGACACGCTCTTCGCCCCGCTCCGCGCGGCGGTGACCGAGCGGCTGACCTTCCAGATGCCCCCGGTGGTCGTCCCGGCCATGCTCAAGGACACGGCGGCCTCCCTCGGCGCCGGCCTCCTCGCCTGGGACCTGCTCTCGGCCACCCCTCCCTCCACCCGCGCGTGA
- the nagA gene encoding N-acetylglucosamine-6-phosphate deacetylase: protein MTAARNESAALPRGAALAGARLVLPGGVVEDGRLTVKGTTLSAFGGDRQPGDLDLTGHTVVPGFVDLHVHGGGGGSYASGIAEEALTAARTHLTHGTTTTVASTVTGEIDEVCRQAAVLSELVEDGILAGVHFEGPFISHNRCGAHRPDLLRDPDPALVRKLVDAARGHAKMVTLAPELPGGLESVRMLADLGVIAAVGHTDSDYAKTLEAIEAGATVATHLFNAMPGIQHRAPGPIVALLEDERVTVELINDGIHLHPSVLDLAYGTAGASRVALITDAMGAAGMGDGLYPLGPLQVRVEDGVARLVEGGSIAGSTLTLDVAFRRSVTLNGLSLNQAVESLSTVPARLLGLADSIGSLETGKSADLVVLDSESYQLVAVMRRGAWVSGADRFTAVGTG from the coding sequence GTGACTGCCGCGCGGAACGAATCGGCGGCTCTGCCGCGGGGTGCCGCACTGGCCGGTGCCCGACTGGTCCTGCCCGGCGGCGTCGTCGAGGACGGCCGGCTCACCGTCAAGGGGACGACCCTGTCGGCCTTCGGCGGCGACCGGCAGCCGGGCGACCTGGACCTGACGGGCCACACCGTCGTCCCCGGCTTCGTCGACCTGCACGTGCACGGCGGCGGCGGCGGCTCCTACGCCTCCGGCATCGCCGAGGAGGCCCTCACCGCCGCCCGCACCCACCTGACCCACGGCACCACCACCACCGTCGCCAGCACCGTCACCGGCGAGATCGACGAAGTCTGCCGCCAGGCCGCCGTCCTCTCCGAACTCGTCGAGGACGGCATCCTCGCCGGCGTCCACTTCGAGGGCCCCTTCATCTCCCACAACCGGTGCGGCGCCCACCGCCCCGACCTGCTCCGCGACCCCGACCCCGCACTCGTGCGCAAACTGGTCGACGCCGCCCGCGGCCACGCCAAGATGGTCACCCTCGCCCCCGAGCTGCCCGGCGGACTCGAATCCGTCCGGATGCTCGCCGACCTCGGCGTCATCGCCGCCGTCGGCCACACCGACTCCGACTACGCCAAGACCCTCGAAGCCATCGAGGCCGGCGCCACCGTCGCCACCCACCTGTTCAACGCGATGCCCGGCATCCAGCACCGCGCACCCGGCCCCATCGTCGCCCTCCTGGAGGACGAACGCGTCACCGTCGAACTCATCAACGACGGCATCCACCTGCACCCCTCGGTGCTGGACCTCGCCTACGGCACCGCCGGCGCCTCCCGGGTCGCGCTGATCACCGACGCCATGGGCGCGGCCGGCATGGGCGACGGCCTCTACCCGCTCGGCCCGCTGCAGGTCCGCGTCGAGGACGGCGTCGCCCGGCTGGTCGAGGGCGGCTCCATCGCGGGCTCCACCCTCACCCTGGACGTCGCCTTCCGCCGCTCGGTCACCCTCAACGGCCTCAGCCTCAACCAGGCCGTCGAGTCGCTCTCCACCGTCCCCGCCCGCCTGCTCGGCCTCGCCGACTCCATCGGCTCGCTGGAGACCGGCAAGAGCGCCGACCTGGTCGTGCTCGACTCCGAGAGCTACCAGCTGGTCGCGGTGATGCGCCGCGGCGCATGGGTCTCCGGTGCCGACCGCTTCACCGCGGTCGGCACCGGCTGA